AATGAAGGTGACGCTTCACGGTGGAGCAAAAATTTTATTGTATGACATTGGCTTAGGTTTTTTTCAAACTGGATTTTTTTCAAAATTTAATTTTCTAACTCCACACTTTATATTCCAGAAACAAGCTGAATCTGAACAAATTATTCTAGGAGCTCACATTGCTAGTAATGATTTTATGCTTGGTGCATCATATAGAAGAGGTTTTAACAACTCTGATGCAGTAATTCTTTTATTAGGATATGATTTAGAAAAATATAAAATTGGTTATAGTTATGACCTTACTGTATCACAACTAGGAATAAGCTCTGGTGGTGCACATGAAATTTCTCTACAAATCCAATTAGGATGTTTTTATAAAAATCCTTCACAAAATAATATACCTTGTCCAAATTTTTAATATATTAGTTAATTAATTAATTATCCTCTATAAATTATAGATCGGATTATATAAAATAAACACCAAACAGTTATGAAATTTTTATCATATTTAAAGTATTCTCTTTGTTTATCTTTAATTTTTGTTGTTGGATGTATCAACAATCCCCCTGAAGATTACTCTGTAACTACAGGATGGGCAACAAATTGGCAACAAAATGGAGGATTTGAAGCAAAGTTAAAAAATAGTAAAGGAGATAATGAAGAATTTATATACGATGGCATGGAGATTCCTTCAAACATGGTATTTGTTCAAGGTGGAACATTCGTTATGGGAAGAACTCAGGAGGATGTTATGCAAGATGGAAACAATATTCCTAAGGAAGTTACAGTGTCGTCATTTTGGATGGACCAAACAGAAATTACCAACCTCCAGTATCGTGAATACACTGATTGGGTGAAACGTGTATTTTGGGAGGAAGGAGAAGGCATGTATGCTTACCTCTACACTCATTCTCTTCCTGATAGTACAGTTTGGAGATCTCAACTTAGTTTTAATGAACCAATGGTTACTCAATACTATAGACATCCTGCATATCAGGATTATCCCGTTGTTGGTGTTAGTTGGCAACAAGCCGTTGAATACTGCGACTGGCGAACTGACAGAGTGAATGAAAGACGAATTATCGAATCAGGTGCATTGGGGAAACCTGAAAAAGCTTGGAAAAAATGGAAAGAAGGCTACTATGATATTGGTGATGATCAAGAAGGCTACTTTAGTACTCAAAAATACTTAAAATACAAAGAATATGATCTTGATAATTGGGAAAAGGGTAGCAAAGGTTTACGAAGAGGTGTTCCTGACTTATCAGCAACTCAAGAGGATGACCCAAATGCAAGAAGAAAACTTAGAAAAATCAAAATCGAAGATGGTCTATTTACAACCCCATATAGACTTCCAACTGAAGCAGAATGGGAGTTCGCTGCTGTAGCTGGGTACAACCATACCGTAACTCCTGATGGAAACATGCACGGAAAGTTTTATCCATGGAGAAGCGTTGATGCAGATAACCATATAAAGGATGGAAGTAAATCCGGA
This sequence is a window from Flavobacteriales bacterium TMED191. Protein-coding genes within it:
- a CDS encoding type IX secretion system membrane protein PorP/SprF, which translates into the protein MKVTLHGGAKILLYDIGLGFFQTGFFSKFNFLTPHFIFQKQAESEQIILGAHIASNDFMLGASYRRGFNNSDAVILLLGYDLEKYKIGYSYDLTVSQLGISSGGAHEISLQIQLGCFYKNPSQNNIPCPNF